A region of Mesorhizobium sp. M3A.F.Ca.ET.080.04.2.1 DNA encodes the following proteins:
- the urtA gene encoding urea ABC transporter substrate-binding protein, with protein MRGNFSTITKMFSASLIAAGLSISAPAKAADDTIKVGILHSLSGTMAISETTLKDVMLMLIEEQNAKGGLLGKKLEAVVVDPASNWPLFAEKARELISKDKVAAVFGCWTSVSRKSVLPVFSELDNILFYPVQYEGEESERNVFYTGAAPNQQAIPAVDYLMSADGGSVKRWVLEGTDYVYPRTTNKILEAYLKAKGVPADDIMVNYTPFGFSDWQTEVSAIKKFGTAGKKTAVVSTVNGDANVPFYKELGNQGIQAEDIPVMAFSVGEEELAGLDTGPLVGHLAAWNYFESVDTPENKKFIDDWHKFIKNDKRTTNDPMEAHYIGFNMWVKAVEKAGTTDPDKVIDAMVGVSVPNLTGGYSAMMPNHHITKPVLIGEIQADGQFETVSQTPGLVMGDEWSDYLPDSKNLISDWRAPLSCGNFNVATGKCGGKGTN; from the coding sequence ATGAGGGGTAATTTCTCGACAATAACAAAAATGTTTTCGGCCAGCCTAATCGCTGCCGGTCTGTCGATTTCGGCTCCGGCCAAGGCGGCCGACGACACGATCAAAGTCGGCATCCTCCATTCGCTGTCGGGTACTATGGCGATTTCGGAGACAACGCTGAAGGACGTCATGCTGATGCTGATCGAGGAGCAGAACGCCAAGGGCGGCCTGCTCGGAAAGAAGCTCGAGGCGGTCGTCGTCGATCCGGCGTCCAACTGGCCGCTGTTCGCCGAAAAGGCGCGCGAGCTGATCTCTAAGGACAAGGTCGCGGCTGTGTTCGGCTGCTGGACCTCAGTGTCGCGCAAATCGGTGCTGCCGGTGTTCTCGGAACTCGACAACATCCTCTTCTACCCTGTGCAATATGAGGGTGAGGAAAGCGAGCGCAACGTCTTCTACACCGGTGCTGCCCCGAACCAGCAGGCCATCCCGGCCGTCGACTACCTGATGAGCGCCGATGGCGGCTCGGTGAAGCGCTGGGTGCTCGAGGGCACCGACTATGTCTATCCGCGCACGACCAACAAGATCCTCGAGGCCTATCTCAAGGCGAAGGGCGTACCGGCCGACGACATCATGGTCAACTACACGCCGTTCGGCTTCTCCGACTGGCAGACCGAGGTCTCGGCGATTAAGAAGTTCGGCACTGCCGGCAAGAAGACGGCCGTGGTCTCGACCGTCAATGGCGACGCCAACGTTCCGTTCTACAAGGAACTCGGCAACCAGGGCATCCAGGCCGAGGATATCCCGGTCATGGCTTTCTCGGTCGGCGAGGAAGAACTGGCCGGTCTCGACACCGGACCGCTGGTCGGCCACCTCGCCGCCTGGAACTATTTCGAGAGCGTCGATACGCCCGAGAACAAGAAGTTCATCGACGATTGGCACAAGTTCATCAAGAACGACAAGCGCACCACCAACGACCCGATGGAAGCCCACTATATCGGCTTCAACATGTGGGTGAAGGCGGTGGAGAAGGCCGGCACCACCGATCCGGACAAGGTCATCGACGCCATGGTCGGCGTCTCGGTGCCAAACCTGACCGGCGGCTATTCGGCGATGATGCCGAACCATCACATCACCAAGCCCGTGCTGATCGGCGAGATCCAGGCCGACGGCCAGTTCGAGACCGTCTCGCAGACGCCCGGCCTCGTGATGGGCGACGAATGGTCCGACTACCTGCCCGATTCCAAGAACCTGATCTCCGATTGGCGCGCGCCGCTTTCCTGCGGCAACTTCAACGTCGCCACCGGCAAGTGCGGCGGCAAGGGCACCAACTGA
- the urtB gene encoding urea ABC transporter permease subunit UrtB, producing the protein MILLRAIGLTLLLTMAGLLPSKAAEADLRATIAKFATATNFSATEAIVRELAASGDPAVEKPLSALADGNLYIRKADSQVFIGKDAASGVELLDPLSGDKSADAAKADLTKIKVNNALRRAIRDASGALTLRAKDASVRLAAATTMFKTPDAANIEPLDAAIAAETAPAVKALFEQARAASVLASDKPEADKLAAIAVIAARGNRDALSLLTSVETSAQGAVKDAATAAIGHINSTLALWDAGQNISYGISLGSVLLLAAIGLAITFGVMGVINMAHGEMVMLGAYTTFVVQQLIRTSFPGLFDWSLVIALPLAFLVSGLVGLAIERGVIRFLYGRPLETLLATWGISLILQQAVRTIFGPTNQEVGNPSWMSGAFNIGQLAVTWNRLWILVFALLVFGVLLYVMKRTPWGLQMRAVTANRRMAASMGIRTPWVDALTFALGSGVAGIAGVALSQIDNVSPNLGRGYIIDSFMVVVFGGVGNLWGTLVGAFSLGIVNKFLEPYAGAVLGKIVVLVLIILFIQKRPRGLFALKGRAVEA; encoded by the coding sequence ATGATCCTATTGCGCGCAATTGGCTTGACGCTGCTGCTGACGATGGCAGGCCTGCTGCCCTCGAAGGCAGCCGAGGCCGATCTTCGCGCGACCATCGCCAAATTCGCGACGGCAACCAATTTCTCGGCCACGGAAGCGATCGTGCGCGAGCTCGCGGCCAGCGGCGACCCCGCCGTCGAAAAGCCGCTATCGGCGCTCGCTGACGGCAACCTCTATATCCGCAAGGCCGATTCCCAGGTCTTCATCGGCAAGGACGCGGCGAGCGGCGTCGAACTGCTCGATCCGCTGAGCGGCGACAAGTCCGCCGATGCCGCCAAGGCCGATCTCACCAAGATCAAGGTCAATAACGCTCTTCGCCGCGCCATTCGCGACGCGTCGGGCGCGCTGACGCTGCGCGCCAAGGATGCGAGCGTGCGCCTCGCCGCCGCCACGACCATGTTCAAGACGCCTGACGCCGCGAATATCGAGCCGCTCGATGCCGCGATCGCCGCCGAAACCGCCCCTGCCGTCAAGGCGCTGTTCGAGCAGGCGCGCGCGGCGTCGGTTCTGGCTTCCGACAAGCCGGAAGCCGACAAGCTCGCTGCCATCGCGGTCATCGCGGCGCGTGGCAACCGCGATGCGCTTTCGCTGCTGACCTCCGTGGAGACCAGCGCGCAAGGCGCGGTCAAGGACGCGGCGACCGCCGCGATCGGCCATATCAATTCGACGCTGGCGCTGTGGGATGCCGGCCAGAACATCTCGTACGGCATATCGCTCGGATCGGTGCTGCTGCTGGCCGCCATCGGTCTCGCCATCACCTTCGGCGTCATGGGCGTCATCAACATGGCGCATGGCGAAATGGTGATGCTCGGCGCCTACACCACTTTCGTCGTCCAGCAGCTGATCCGCACCTCATTTCCGGGCCTCTTCGACTGGTCGCTGGTGATTGCGCTGCCGCTCGCTTTCCTGGTGTCGGGGCTGGTCGGCCTTGCCATCGAGCGCGGGGTCATCCGCTTCCTCTACGGCCGGCCGCTGGAGACGCTTCTGGCTACTTGGGGCATCTCGCTGATCCTGCAGCAGGCGGTGCGCACCATCTTCGGCCCGACCAACCAGGAGGTCGGCAATCCGTCCTGGATGTCGGGGGCGTTCAACATCGGCCAGTTGGCCGTCACCTGGAACCGGCTGTGGATCCTGGTGTTCGCGCTCCTGGTGTTCGGCGTTCTGCTCTATGTCATGAAGCGAACACCCTGGGGCCTGCAGATGCGCGCCGTCACCGCCAATCGCCGCATGGCCGCATCCATGGGCATCAGGACGCCCTGGGTCGACGCGCTGACCTTCGCGCTCGGCTCCGGCGTCGCCGGGATCGCCGGTGTGGCGCTCAGCCAGATCGACAACGTCTCGCCCAATCTCGGCCGCGGCTACATTATCGACAGTTTCATGGTCGTGGTGTTCGGCGGCGTCGGCAATCTCTGGGGCACGCTGGTCGGCGCCTTCTCGCTCGGCATCGTCAACAAGTTCCTCGAGCCCTATGCCGGCGCGGTGCTCGGCAAGATCGTCGTGCTGGTACTGATCATCCTGTTCATCCAGAAGCGCCCGCGCGGCCTGTTCGCGCTGAAGGGCAGGGCGGTGGAAGCATGA
- the urtC gene encoding urea ABC transporter permease subunit UrtC, producing MITQRFLGADRRVAITIVILLAAAIIVPLLNLAVSPASAIYIPPYIVALVGKYLCYALLALALDLVWGYCGILSLGHGAFFALGGYAMGMYLMRQIGSRGGYGNPILPDFMVFLNYNELPWFWHGFDHFWFAVLMVLAVPGLLAFVFGWFAFRSRVTGVYLSIITQAVTYALLLAFFRNDMGFGGNNGLTDFKDILGFNVQADATRSALFSASAVTLALAVFVTAAIVHSKYGKLLMAVRDAESRTRFLGWRAENVKLFAFTVSAVMAGIAGALYVPQVGIINPGEFEPANSIEVVIWTAVGGRGTIVGPIIGALLVNAGKSWFTGMLPEFWLFALGGLFIAITLFLPKGVVGMWDGWRGKARALRAASLAAEAGTDPQEAQPTIVRSAATTPGAWSPPAPNRSRRSERP from the coding sequence ATGATCACGCAGCGCTTCCTCGGCGCCGACCGGCGCGTCGCGATCACGATAGTCATCCTGCTGGCCGCGGCCATCATCGTGCCGCTGCTCAACCTCGCGGTCTCGCCGGCAAGCGCCATTTACATCCCGCCCTATATCGTGGCGCTGGTCGGCAAGTATCTCTGCTACGCGCTGCTGGCGCTGGCGCTCGACCTCGTCTGGGGTTATTGCGGCATCCTCTCGCTCGGCCACGGCGCCTTCTTCGCGCTGGGCGGCTATGCGATGGGCATGTATCTGATGCGCCAGATCGGTTCACGCGGCGGCTACGGCAATCCCATCCTGCCCGACTTCATGGTGTTCCTGAACTACAACGAACTGCCCTGGTTCTGGCATGGCTTCGACCATTTCTGGTTCGCGGTGCTGATGGTGCTGGCGGTGCCCGGCTTGCTCGCCTTCGTGTTCGGCTGGTTCGCTTTCCGCAGCCGCGTCACCGGCGTCTATCTCTCGATCATCACCCAGGCTGTGACCTACGCGCTGCTGCTTGCCTTCTTCCGCAACGACATGGGCTTTGGCGGCAATAACGGCCTGACCGACTTCAAGGATATTCTGGGCTTCAACGTGCAGGCCGACGCGACGCGCTCGGCGCTGTTTTCGGCAAGCGCCGTCACGCTCGCGCTCGCCGTCTTCGTCACCGCGGCGATCGTGCACTCCAAATACGGCAAGCTGCTGATGGCGGTGCGCGACGCGGAGAGCCGCACCCGCTTCCTCGGCTGGCGGGCCGAGAACGTAAAGCTCTTCGCCTTCACCGTCTCGGCCGTCATGGCCGGCATTGCCGGGGCGCTCTACGTGCCGCAGGTCGGCATCATCAATCCCGGCGAGTTCGAGCCAGCCAATTCGATCGAGGTGGTGATCTGGACCGCCGTCGGCGGGCGCGGCACCATCGTCGGCCCGATCATCGGCGCGCTGCTGGTCAATGCGGGCAAATCCTGGTTCACCGGCATGCTGCCGGAATTCTGGCTGTTCGCGCTTGGCGGGCTGTTCATCGCCATTACACTGTTCCTGCCCAAGGGCGTGGTCGGCATGTGGGACGGCTGGCGCGGCAAGGCCAGGGCGCTGCGAGCGGCCTCGCTCGCCGCGGAAGCCGGCACCGATCCGCAGGAAGCGCAGCCGACAATCGTGCGCTCGGCGGCGACGACCCCAGGCGCCTGGTCGCCCCCGGCCCCGAACCGCAGCCGGCGGAGTGAGCGACCATGA